ACCGTGCTGGTGACCCACGACCGCTCCCTGCTGAACTTCGCTGACCGCGTGGTGGAGGTCAAGGATGGCCACGTCTCTGAGCAGGAGAAGGTTTCTGCGCTCAGCTAGCCTCAGCTAGCGCTGCATGAGGAGTAGCCGTGCGATTGCCTGCGGCACGGATGCGGCAATCTGGGAGGCGGAGCAAATCCCAAAGCCGTCCGGGGTGTGGGCGGCAATGGCCGCCGCGTGTTGGTGGATGGCTGCCGCGTGCAGGATTTCCATAATTATCGCCTCCACATCCGCCTCGGCGGCATCCAGTTGCGCGAGCGTCGCTCCGAGGATGCCAGAGAGCACGTCACCAGAACCGGCGGTGGCCGCGTAGGAATGCCCTGCGTTCATGCCATAAATCTTCTGGCCTGGGGCCGTGACCGTGGTGATCCGGCCCTTGTGCAGGATGAAGCAGTCGAGGGCATCGGAAAGCTCTCGCAGGCGCACCCCGAGCCCCTCCGAAAGATCAAGTTCGCGGCCGAGAGTTGCCGCGTAGAGCCGCGCAAACTCCCCGGCATGCGGGGTCAGGACGGCGCAGGGATGATCGCGCACGAGTTCGCGTAGATCGCCGTCGGTCGAGAGCACGGTCAGCGCATCGGCGTCGATAATGGTGGGCAGCCCGCGTTCTAGCACGGCGCGCAATTCCGCGGCCGCCTCCGGTCCGGTGCCTCGCCCAGGGCCTACGACCCAGGCTTGGGCGTGGACTTTTTCTTGGGCACTGGCATGAGGCACTACCTCCGGCAGGCTCGTGACCACGGAGTCATTGCCCACGACGCGAACCATGGACGGCGTGGCGCGCACCGCTCCCGTGGCGGCGAGGATGCCCGCGCCGGGATAGGCGCTGCTGCCAGCACAGACCGCGGTCACCCCGCCGGTGTACTTGGTGTTTGTCGCCCCCGGAGTCGGATCCAGAATCGGCCCCGTGCAGCCCACCGGCTTCGGGGCGGTGACCAGGCCTTGTTCTCCCGAAAGCACCGGCTCAGTCGGCCACTGGTAGGGCAAGGTAATAGTGGGTTCGTTGGCGATATAGCCCACCGGTTCAGCGGTGGCGGACAGCTCTTCTGCGAAGGAGCGTGGGGCGCCGGGTAGGCGCAGATCGCAGAGCACCACCGCGCCGCATTCCGGGGCAAAGATATGTCCGGCACGAGCCCAGCCAAAGCTAATGGTCACGTCTGCCTCTACGGCATCGGCTGCGGCCACGCCGGTATCGGCGTTAATGCCCGAAGGAATGTCCACCGCTAATACCGGCACCCCACGCTCCTTGGCCTCGGTATAGGCCCTCAATGGGGCACCGGAAAGGCCGCGGGTGGAGGCGAGGCCGGCGACGGCGTCGATAAGCAGATCGGCGTCTCCTAGGCCGTGCGCACTGGTTCCGCCGGCCGCGGCAAATGCCTTCATCGCGGGTTCGTGGGCGCTATCCGCTGCAAGGATGGCCTCCACGGAGTAGCCCTCTTCTGCCAGGAAAGCGCCAGCATAGAGTCCATCGCCGCCGTTGCCGCCTGGCCCGGCAAGGATAGTTACGTGCCGATAAGAGTCGAGCATGCTCGTGGCCGTGGCCGCCACGCCTCGTGCGGCCAAGCGCATGAGCTCATCGTCAAAGTTCTGCTGGGCGAGAAGGGAATGCTCCGCCGCGCGGACGGCGGCAACGCTATAGGCATGTCGCATGCCCGCCAGGATAGGCCTTTAAGGTGCCGGTTGGCAGGTAGGGCACCAAAATAGGTTGCGTCCCTCCATGACCTTTTCTGCCACCGGTGTGCCGCAGATATAGCAAGGTAGGCCGGCGCGGCGGTAGACGTAGACTTCGCCGCCGTGGTCGTCCTTGCGCGGTTCGCGGCCCATGGCCTCGGGGGAATGTTCGGGCCGCACGGTATCGATGCGGCCGTGCTCCACCCCGTACTCCATCAGATCCACCAAGTCCGCCCACGTGGCGTCAAAGGTTTCACGGGAAACATCTCGGCCCGGCAGGAAAGGGGAGAGGCCGTGGCGAAAGAGGGTCTCCGCCCGGTAAATATTGCCCACGCCGGCATAAAGGTGCTGATCCATCATGAGGGAGCCGATGCTGCGCCGCGATTTATGCACTTTGGCCCAGAGCGCCTCCACATCGGCATCCGCGCGCAGCGGATCTTGGCCCACCTTGGTTAGCTGTGCGCGGTACTCCTCTTCGGTGAGCAGGCGGCAAAACTGCGGTCCGCGCAGGTTAGCGGCCTCGGCGCCATTATCGATGCGCACTCGGATCTGTCCCCCGGCTTCCTCGCGGGGCTCGAAGCGCAGCTTGCCAATCAGGCCTAGGTGAATATAGAGGATATGGCGCGGATCCTCGGCGCTAAAGTGCACGAAAAGGTGCTTGCCGTAGGTCTCTGCGAGCTCAATGCGCTCGCCATCGAGAAGCTCTGCCTCCGCCGCGAAGCGGCCCTGCGGGCTGGTCACGTGCAGTGGCATGCCGCGATAATCGGCGTTGAATTTATTAGCTAGGCGGTGGATGACGTGACCTTCAGGCATGAAATCCAGTTTAATCGGGAAGAATTTTCGGCCAAACCGGGCGCTAACCAGCTCACTTATTTGCAGAGTCGCAATAGCGTAAACTCGAAATGCGGAATGATTTAACTCAGGGGAAGGCTTTCAAATCATGACGCAAAAAATCGGCTTTGACCGCGAGAAATACATTGAGCTGCAGTCGAAGCACATCCACGCCCGCCGCGAGGAAATCGGCGGCAAGCTCTACCTAGAGATGGGCGGCAAGCTTTTTGACGATATGCACGCCTCCCGCGTGCTGCCCGGCTTCACTCCGGACAATAAAATCGCGATGTTGGAGCGCATCAAAGAGGACGTAGAGATCCTCATCTGCATCAACGCGAAGGATATCTCCCGCCAGAAGGTACGCGCGGACCTGGGCATCCTTTATGAAGATGACCTGCTGCGCCTGGTGGACGTATTCCGCAGCCGCGGATTCTTGGTGGAAAACATCGTCATGACCCAGCTGGAGGAGGGCAACTCCCAGGCGGAGGCCTTCATCGACAAGGCAGAGCGCCTCGGCCTCAAGGTGGCGCGCCACCGCGTTATCCCTGGCTACCCCACCAATACGGACCTCATCGTGTCCGAAGAGGGTTTTGGGCGCAATGAGTTTGCGGAAACCTCCCGCGACCTCGTCGTGGTTACCGCGCCGGGCCCTGGCTCCGGCAAGCTGGCCACCGCGCTCTCGCAGGTCTACCACGAGCACCAGCGTGGCAATAATGCCGGCTACGCCAAGTTTGAAACCTTCCCTATCTGGAATCTCCCCCTGGAACACCCCGTGAACCTGGCCTATGAGGCAGCCACGGTGGACCTGAACGATTCCAATATTATTGACCACTTCCACCTGTCCGCCCACGGCGAATCCACCGTGAACTACAACCGCGATGTGGAAGCATTCCCGCTGCTGCGCACGCTTTTGGAAAAGCTCACCGGCACCACCCCGTACCAGTCCCCGACGGATATGGGCGTGAACATGGCGGGCTTCTGCATTACTGACGACGCCGTGTGCCGCGCCGCCGCCCAGCAAGAAATCATCCGCCGTTACTTCAAGGCGCAGGTGGAAGAGGCTCGTGCGGGCTTGGGCACCGAGCAATCCGAGCGCGCCGCGGTCATCATGGCCAAGGCCGGCATCAAGGTAGAAGACCGCCCCGTGGTGGCACCTGCTCGCCAGCGCGCGGAAGAAACCGGCGAGCCCGCCTCCGCTATGCAGCTGCACGACGGCACCATGATCACCGGCCGCACCGCGCCCCTGCTGGGCTGCTCGGCGGCGATGCTGCTCAACGCGCTGAAGCACCTGGCGGGCATCGATGACGATATTCATCTGCTGTCGCCCGAGTCCATCGAGCCGATTCAAACGCTCAAGACCAAGCACCTGGGTTCCAAGAATCCACGCCTGCATACCGACGAGGTTCTGATCGCCTTGTCCGTGTCTGCGGCGAAGGATGACAATGCCCGCAAGGCGCTGGAGCAGATCAAGGAGCTTGCTGGTTGCGACGTCCACACCACCACCATCCTGGGTTCTGTGGATGAGGGAATCTTCCGCAACCTCGGCGTGCTCGTGACCTCTGACCCAGTCTTTGCCCGCAAGAAGGCGCTGTACCAAAAGCGCTAACTTTCGCATGCTCAAGATTCGGCCCTTTCAGCTTGTACTGGAGGGGCCGCAGTCATATAAGGGAGAGCTACAAGATTGGGGATCTGCGCAGCTGCGGGCCTAAGATTGGGGCGTGACTATTGGCAAAGTTCTCCTGTATTACTGCTTTACCCCCATCGAAGATCCCACCGCAATCATGCTGTGGCAGCGCACCCTGTGCGAGTCCCTGGGGCTCAAGGGGCGCATCCTCATTTCCGAGCACGGCATCAACGGCACCGTTGGCGGCGATATGGAAGCCTGCAAGCGCTACGTCCGCCAGACCAAGGAATACCCCGGCTTTAAGCGCATGCAGTTTAAATGGTCCGAGGGCGGCGCGGATGACTTCCCGCGGCTTTCGGTCAAGGTGCGCGATGAAATCGTGGCCTTTGGCGCGCCGGGCGAGCTGAAGGTGGATGAAAACGGCGTCGTCGGCGGCGGCGTGCACCTCAAGCCCGAAGAGGTAAATAAGCTGGTAGAAGAACGTGGCGAGGAGGTCGTCTTCTTTGACGGCCGCAACGCCATGGAGGCAGAGATTGGCAAGTTTAAAAATGCCGTCGTGCCCGATGTGAAAACCACGCATGACTTCATCGAGGAAATCGAATCCGGCAAGTATGACTGGATGAAGGATAAGCCGGTGGTGTCTTATTGCACCGGTGGCATTCGCTGCGAGATCCTGTCCTCGTTGATGAAGAACCGTGGCTTCCAAGAGGTCTACCAGATCGATGGTGGCATCGTGCGCTACGGCGAAAAGTACGGCAATGATGGCCTGTGGGAAGGCTCCATGTATGTCTTTGACAAGCGCATGCACCACGAGTTTGGTCAAGGACTCCAAGACCCCGGCTTCATCCAGCTGGGTCACTGCGTGCACTGCGGCAAGGGTACGAATACCTTCCACAATTGCATCAATGAAGATACCTGCCGCCAGCAGGTACTCATCTGTGATGACTGCATCCAGCACGTAGAAACCCAGCACTGCGGTCGGCCGGATTGCGCTGAAGTGGTTGAACATCTCGTCGACCAAGATGCGAATTCTTGATTAAAATTTTTTAAGTACTGGCCAAGCGGGCGTGAAATCGGTAAAAGCACACTATTATTGGCGGATGCTCTGACTAGCGTCAGGATGGGCTGAGAGTTAACTAAAACGTTAATAGAGTTTTACCGCCATTTTACTTGCTGCAAATTGCTTTCAAGTATGTTGTTTTTTATAGGTTCCAGCTTTGCCCGCTGCGTTGAAATATTATACGTATCGGTGGCAGGCGGGCCTAAGGCTTTCACGTTCGATTTGAGGAGTTTAATTTTATGCTCAGTTTAAAGATGAAGGGGGGCGCGTTGCCGCAGCTGCACTCGTTGCCCTAGGTGCGATTTCTGTTGCGGTTCCGTCCGCCGTTGCGGCTGAACAAACTAATGAGGCGGTCAGCGCGGTTAATGACGCTGCTGGAAAAGAAGTAACTCCTGAAATTGCGAAGAATTTGAATGAGTGGGCGGCATCGCAGGATCTTGATCTCGATGCTGAATTTCAGGAAGATCCTGTAACTATTTCTACAGAGACTCAAAAGGCCCTTGCAGATAAGCATATTGTAATGTTCAACCGAGCAGGGATTGAACCCCCACCGGGTTATGTGTATGACCCTTCAAAGGGAAGCCTGAATGACTATTGTACGAAGTCTCCGGATCAGTTCCCAGCTCCCGGCGACAATGCTGATTTCTCTGGCGCATGCGCAAAGCACGACATGTGCTACGGAGCCCATCAGGATCCCGGGGAGCGTGTGGGCTGCAATATTCGACTAAATAAGGACATGGTTCATATTTGCAAGAGCGTCTATCCAAATGTTGCCGATCCGCGTAGGAAAGGCTGTCTTGCGACTGCAGGAACCTATTTTGCTGCCGTGACTGCAGCTCATCCTAGCCAGTGGAACCCTACGATTTCGGGATAAGAGAAGCAAAGGAGAGTAACTATGGCAAGTGGAAAACTCCGTCCGCTTTGGCCTGAATTGGTGGCGGCTGTCTTAGGGGTGGCTCTCGTTCTTATGGCCCCAGTCAGAATCGGTTGGATCGGCACTGTGGTCATTATTCTATCTGTGGTTTCCGCAATTACCACGTTAATTCTCTCGAAACAGTCCGCGAAGGTCCAGTTGACAGGAATGATCATTGGCGTCATTGCCATTGCAGTCGGTCTGTTAATCGGTTCAAAAGGCGATGGGCAAACTGCGATCTTCTCGCCGGCCCTTGTTTGGGTATTTGGTGCGGGACTAGTGATGTCGACCCTTTGCACCTTGATAACTCGAAATTTGAAAGCTAATTCAAATCAAATAGCTTAGGATTTTGAGTGCTTTCTCCGACGGCCTCGTCTACCTATCGAACATAGTAGGCGGGGCCGTACTCACGCTTGCTGGACTGGGTGGTTAGGTGTTTGTAGGGGACAGTGGATTTAAAGAGTCAGTGCCTATGACTGGTTACGATCAGCATATAGCGTAAATGCAGTGGGCAGCGCAGCTAGCCAAGCAGGAGAGCTAGTCGCCCGCAGTTTCCCTGCGGAAACAGCCCCACCACCAGTGCTGCCACCCGGTGGTATGCGGGCTGTGCGGTGGATGGATGACACCGGTGGGGGCGTGTAGTTCGCTAACGGGGCTCATGCCGTGGAGCGAGTTGAGGAACCACAGGGGGCACTCGGCGGCGAGCTCAGGGGTGATGGGGCGCGTTTCGGTGTGAATTCCAAGGTCCGCAGCGCGCCGGGCAACTTGGCGCAGCGTGATGCTGGGCAGCGCCGGACCGGTGGGGAGGATGAGCGTTTCCCCGTCCCAGGCAACGAGCGCGCCAGTGGTGGTCTCCACCATGGCACCGGAAGCATCCACGATGGCGGTGTCATCGGTGCCGTCTGCCTGGTACTCGGTACGGTAGCGTGCCAGCGCTGGAAAATCGGGGCCCTTGACTAAAGGCTGCGTGCGTGGATCGGGGGCTTGCACATAGGTCAGCCGGGTGGTTCGGCGCGCAGGGGGCGCAGGGCGAATGTCGAGGCGCAGCTGTCCGCCGGCTAGCGAGATGCGGGGAAAGAGATCGCCGGGGCCGAAAAGCTGCAGCATCGCGGGGACGAAGCCAGCGGGCAGTGGGCCGGCTACCGACTCGAAGCGCTGGAGGTGCAGGGGGAGGGCGTTGGAGTGGGCGTCGCCAAGCATCCGCCAAGAATCCGCCACGTCAAAGGGCCCGGGGTGAGGCTGGCTTGGAATGAAGCTGCCCTCGTGCCAGAGATAGGTGCTCATTGCCACGCCCCCAACACGGATTGGGCCTTGAGGTTGCGCTCCTCCAGCTCGGCGGCCGGATCTGAATCCAGGACGATGGCCCCGCCGGCGCCGATGGTGACCTCACCGACCGCGCGCACGGCCGTGCGGATGACCACGCTGAGATCGGATTGACCGTCAAACCCCAAGTAGCCCACCACGCCGGAGTACACGCCGCGCGGTCCCGTTTCGAGTTGGTCAATGATCTCGCAGGTGCGCAGCTTCGGCGCGCCCGTCATAGAGCCAGGAGGAAAGGTGGCACGGAGGGCATCGACCGCGGTGGCACTGGCGCGCAGCTGTCCGGTAATGGTGGAGACCAATTGATGCACGGTGGCGTAGCTTTCTACCTGCATTAACTTAGGCACGCGCACGGTGCCGGGCTCGCATACCCGGGAGAGATCATTGCGCAGTAGGTCAACGATCATGAGGTTTTCGGCCCGTGTCTTCGGGTCCGTGGTCAGCAGCGCGGGATCCTGGTCGGCCGAGATGGTGCCCTTAATCGGCTTGGCCTCCACCTCACGGCCGCGCACGGTGAGGAAGCGCTCGGGCGAGGCGCTGCAGACTTCCACGTCGTCGAAGACGAGGTGCGCGGCATAGGGGGCGGGATTGTGCGAGCGCAGGCGGGGATAGAGCTCACCCTCGGCCGCGGCCGTGTAGGTATCGGTCAGGCAGACCTCGTAGCTCTCGCCGGCGTGCAGGAATTCTTGGGCGCGCTTAATCCGCTCCAAGTAGCCAGGGCTGCGCCAGGAGCCCCCGCTTAGCGACGCCCCACCGTCCTCCCCCGTGGGCCGTGGTTCCTCTGCATCCAAGGCGGTCTCCAGGCGGTTTAGCAATTCCTCGGCGCCGTCACCGGCAAGGCAGCACAGGTGCGCGGTTTCTGTGTGATGGTCGTAGACGATGAAGGACTGCGGCCGCACAAAGTAGGCATCTGGGTAAGGGGAGCGGTGGCGTAGCTCAATGGGCAGGGTGAGCTGGGCGCATTCATAGCCCAAATACCCGATGACCCCGCCGGTAAACGGGAGGGCCGGTGCGTCGATGATACGGGTGGCAAGCTCGCGGTCGAGGAGGGTGAGGATATCGGGGGCGTCGCCAAGCCGGTAGCGGAAAGAGCGACTCAATGCGCCGGCGGTATCGCCGAGGATGGAATAGCGCCCGCGGGGATCCGCGGAGTCGAGGAAGAAGGCATCGTTGCCCTCGGCGCGAAGGGCGGCAAAGACCCGTGGGCAGTCCACCGCGCCGGGGACTTCGCGGTGGAGCAGGTGAAACCCACCCAGAAAGTTGCGCATAATCTCCCGGCCGTGCTGGGTAAGCACCGACTCCGGGTGGAATTGCACGCCCCAGTGCGGCAAGCCATCGACCTTCAGCGCTTGGATGACGCCATCCTCGCTGCGGGCATGCACGGTAATGCCGGGGGTCTCCTCTATATGCAGGGAGTGGTAGCGCACCACTTCGAAGTCTTGCGGGATTCCGGCGAAGATGCCTTCGCCCGAGTGACTGATGGTAGAGACAAAACCGTGGCGCGGCTGCGGCGCGCGCGACACCTGGGCACCGGCCAGCAGACCTAGCCCCTGGTGACCAAGGCATACACCCAGTACCGGAATCTCGGCCGCGGCTGCGGCGGCGACAATGCCTCGGGCAGCACCGAAATCCTCCTCGCGTTCCGGCGTGCCCGGGCCAGGAGAAATCACCACATGCGAAAATTCGCCGGCACGGACGCGCTCGGCCAGTCCGTCCGCTTCACCGGCAGCGACGACGAGTGGTTCGCGTCCGGCTACCTCCGCGATGAGGTGGGCAAGGTTGAAGGTATAAGAATCGTAATTATCAAGCAGGAGGATCATAGGGAGGCGGAAAGTATCTATGCGGCGGCCGAGTCCATGAGGAACAGCTGGATATCGGTGATAGTCCACAGCATGAAATTGCAGGCCATTACCCAGAAAATGGCCATCCAACTGCGCCACCGCAGATAGCGGTGCAGCTTGCGCACCATGATGATGGCGCAGCCGATCATGCCGAAGAAGGGAATGATCGGGGTGGTCAGGCTAAAGAAGGTGCGCTGCCCGTCGGTGCAGAGCCACGTGGCGGTGCCATCCTCACACAAGGGGCCGCCGGAGAGCCGAGTAAAGAGTGCGACCGCGAAACCATACAGCGCGGAGAGCACAAGAACGCCGATCATGTACCAGACGGCCTGGCGGGTGGAGCGGCGGTTAGCAGCGGCAATCTCTAAAGGGTCCGGCTCATCGGCCAGCTCATCAAAGCTCCGCGGTTCCGGGCGGCGCAGATTGGCATAGTCCGCATCGGAAGTCAGATCGTTTTCGGGATGCTCTGGTCGCAGGCTCATGCCCCAATCCTAACCGCAGGATGGGTGGACCAAGATAGGCACCCGAATATGCGGCAGCAGCTCCGTGGCGGTAGATCCCAAGAACACGCGGGCGATGGGGCCCTGCGGGGTGGAGGCCATGAGCATGAGATCGCCCTTCTTCCACTTGAGCGAATCCACCGCGCCGCCCCAGCCCGCGCCGGAACCAATTTCAGAGGTGACAACCAGCTCGGGGAATTTCTCCTGGATGCTATCGCGGGCGCGGTCCAGCATGGCGAGGGAATCCTCGAGCCACTCGGCCGTCAGCTTAAGCGCCATATCGTGCTTATCCTTGGACGGCGTATTGAGCAGTCCCTTTGCCGAGAAGGCAAGCAGGCGCAGCGGTAGGTTCCAGCGGTTCGCGAGCTCCGCTGCGGCGAGCATCTCATGATCTTCGCGCGGGCTGCGTTCGGTGATGGCAAAGTTAAAGCGGGTGACGCCGTGCTTGGACAGCTTTACCTTGCGTGGCACCAAACCCAACGGCTGAGGAGAATAATGCAGCAAGGTATCGGCCGTAGAACCAGCAAAGAAACGGCCCTTCGGCGCCGACTGGTTGGGGCCTAAGATGATGAGGTCTGCCTGGAATTTCTTGGCCATCTCCGTCAGCAGATGGGGGCGCGAAGGCCCATCGACCAAGAGGGAAGGCTTGTCATCCCAGCAGCTGCGGGGTACGCCAGCTTCATCGAGGGCGGCATGGGTCGCGGCCGCGCAGGCCTCCTTTTGTGCTTTAAACCATTTCTTATATTTTCCGCCCAGCTTGGTGAGGGAAGTAGTAGTCCACGGCTGGAACACGGTAGAGATGACCCGCACCTGGGTAGTGGCGGTACGGGAAAGCCATGCGGCACAATCTAGAGCCTCGGTGCCGGAGGAAGAAGGGCTCCAAGAAATAAGAATGCGAAGGGGTTTATCGGCCGAGCCCTTGCTTAAGGCCGGCAGGTGCCCATCGGAAGAATCAGTTGCCATACGGAGTGAACTAGTGAGAGATTACGGTTTTCGTTTTCTCAATTATCACGTTAAGCCCACGAAAAATGAAATCACCGCGGGCAAAACTAGTGCTGTTCGCCGTTCATTGTGGGGCGATAGACATCAGCCAGCTTGGAGATGACGGTGGCAACGTCGTTCGCGGTCTCCAAATCCTTCGGCTCGAGCCACCGCATGATCTCTGCTAGGGCGGAGGCACGCTGCTGCGAGACGATGGCTAGTTCGGATTCGCCTAGTTGCGTCAGCGCTACCAAGACGCCGCGGCGGTCCTCTTCATCGCGGTGGCGTTCCACGTAGCCGCGGCGCTCTAGCTGATAGAGCGCGTTGGAGGCGGTGGGCATGCGGATAAGTTCTGCCTGCGCGATGGTGGAAACGCGGGACGGTCCGCGCATACGCAGCTGGTTCATGATGGACACCTGCGAGGTGGTCAATGAAGAGCCCTCCGCCGTGCGCTGGAAAATAAGAATGAGCTTATTGAGCGACGGCTGGATGGAACGCGCGACCTCGACAGCATCCTCGTACGTAGACGGGGATTGAGCGGGGCCCTTCTCCTCATGTTGCTGCGTCATAGAAAACGATTGTATAGCCCGTTTTCCCTGCGCGGTAGTTCGGAAGTTAAAAAATTAGTTTCCAGCAATAAAGTCTTCTAGCTCGGCGCGCGCCACGTCATCGGCCTTTTGCACCGGCGGGGATTTCATCAAGTAGGACGAGGCAGCCAGTACCGGGCCCGCCACCCCGCGGTCGAGGGCAATCTTGGCGGCGCGTACGGCGTCAATGATGATGCCGGCGGAGTTAGGCGAGTCCCAGACCTCCAGCTTGTACTCCAAGTTCAGCGGTACTTCGCCAAAGGCGGAGCCCTCTAAGCGGACATAGGCCCACTTACGGTCATCGAGCCATTCCACGTAATCGGAAGGCCCGATGTGGACGTTGCGGTCTTCGCGCTTGCCGGCGATGGGCGAGTTGTGCAGGTTAGAGGTTACGGCCTGCGTCTTGGAGATCTTTTTGGATTCGAGGCGCTCGCGCTCGAGCATATTCTTGAAATCCATATTGCCGCCCACATTGAGCTGCATGGTGCGCTCCAAGCGCACGCCGCGGTCTTCAAAGAGCTTCGCCATGACGCGGTGAGTAATGGTGGCGCCCACCTGGGACTTAATATCATCGCCCACGATGGGCAGCCCGGCATCTTCGAACTTCTTCGCCCATACCGGATCAGAGGCAATAAAGACCGGCAAGGCATTGACAAAGGCGCAGCCGGCATCGATGGCCGCCTGGGCGTAGAACTTATCCGCTTCCTCAGAGCCCACCGGCAGGTAGGAGACTACGACGTCGGCGCCGGACTGGCGGAGTATGGCGGGGACGTCGGCAAGCGGGGCTTCCGATTCCGCGATGGATTCTTGGTAGTACCGGCCGAGGCCGTCCAGGGTAGGACCGCGCTGCACGGTAACGCCCAGCTCAGGGACGTCGGTAATGGAAATGGTGCAATTGCGGGAGCTGCGCGTAGCCTCCGCCAGATCCTTGCCCACCTTGTCCGCATCCACGTCGAAGGCGGCAACGAATTCCACATCGCCAACGTGGTACGGGCCAAATTGGGCGTGCATCAAACCGGGAATATCTGCGTCGGCCGCGGCGTTGCGATAAAACTCCACGCCTTCAATGAGGGACGTGGCGCAGTTGCCGACGCCCACGATGGCGACCTTTACTTTTTCGGACACGGTCTACTCCTTTAACTCCATGAGTTGTGGCTGTCAGTGACTGCGCAAGAGTAAGCCGAAAACTATGCCCTACGGTGGCATAACGCCATGTGGATCGATCAAGAAGAGGTAATTAGGATGATCCGGGTGAATTCCGTTGCCTATAAGCACGTGCTCTCCCATGAGTGGGAGCGCGCCCACCACCTGCGCGAATTTCGCGCCGGGCAGCTCACGCGGGAGGACGTGTGCGATGCTGATTTTTTGCTGCGCGCCGCAGCTGAGCACCATGGGCGCACCATGGATAAGGAATGCCCCGTGTGCGGCGAGCCTTTGCGGCTCACGCGCTGGGTCTATGGCGAGAACCTCGGCCGCCGCGCCGGAAGCGCCCGCAGTGAGAAAGAAATAGCGGAGTTTGTGGCCGAGGGCTTGGAGTTTACGGTGCACGAGGTGGAGGTATGCCGCCAGTGCCGGTGGAACCACTTGTTGCGTTCTGCTACTGCATTTAACGCGTGTTAGTTTCCAGCGCACCGCCTTAGGCAGTAAGCTGCAATTATTTAGTTTGTGATCAGGGATGAATGAGGACACGAATCAGTGACCGAGAAGGAATCTACCGGCAAGTCCACTAAGGTGGCTCGCCCCAGCAAAAAGCAGGCGACAAAGAAGCGCCGCATCTGGCCGTGGGTCGTTTTGGCGTTCCTACTGGTCTTTGTAGCACTGCCCGCAGGACTTTTTGCCTACGCATACTCGCAATACTCCGTTCCGGAGCCCAAGGACCTGGCCAATAACCAGGTCTCCACCATCTACGCGGGTGATAATCAGACCCAGCTCGCCCGCCTGGTGCCGCCGGAAGGCAACCGCACCCACGTGAAGCTGGATGAAATCCCAGACTACGTGCAGGACTCCGTGCTG
The nucleotide sequence above comes from Corynebacterium tuberculostearicum. Encoded proteins:
- a CDS encoding universal stress protein, which encodes MATDSSDGHLPALSKGSADKPLRILISWSPSSSGTEALDCAAWLSRTATTQVRVISTVFQPWTTTSLTKLGGKYKKWFKAQKEACAAATHAALDEAGVPRSCWDDKPSLLVDGPSRPHLLTEMAKKFQADLIILGPNQSAPKGRFFAGSTADTLLHYSPQPLGLVPRKVKLSKHGVTRFNFAITERSPREDHEMLAAAELANRWNLPLRLLAFSAKGLLNTPSKDKHDMALKLTAEWLEDSLAMLDRARDSIQEKFPELVVTSEIGSGAGWGGAVDSLKWKKGDLMLMASTPQGPIARVFLGSTATELLPHIRVPILVHPSCG
- a CDS encoding MarR family winged helix-turn-helix transcriptional regulator, translated to MTQQHEEKGPAQSPSTYEDAVEVARSIQPSLNKLILIFQRTAEGSSLTTSQVSIMNQLRMRGPSRVSTIAQAELIRMPTASNALYQLERRGYVERHRDEEDRRGVLVALTQLGESELAIVSQQRASALAEIMRWLEPKDLETANDVATVISKLADVYRPTMNGEQH
- a CDS encoding inositol-3-phosphate synthase encodes the protein MSEKVKVAIVGVGNCATSLIEGVEFYRNAAADADIPGLMHAQFGPYHVGDVEFVAAFDVDADKVGKDLAEATRSSRNCTISITDVPELGVTVQRGPTLDGLGRYYQESIAESEAPLADVPAILRQSGADVVVSYLPVGSEEADKFYAQAAIDAGCAFVNALPVFIASDPVWAKKFEDAGLPIVGDDIKSQVGATITHRVMAKLFEDRGVRLERTMQLNVGGNMDFKNMLERERLESKKISKTQAVTSNLHNSPIAGKREDRNVHIGPSDYVEWLDDRKWAYVRLEGSAFGEVPLNLEYKLEVWDSPNSAGIIIDAVRAAKIALDRGVAGPVLAASSYLMKSPPVQKADDVARAELEDFIAGN
- a CDS encoding chorismate-binding protein, producing MILLLDNYDSYTFNLAHLIAEVAGREPLVVAAGEADGLAERVRAGEFSHVVISPGPGTPEREEDFGAARGIVAAAAAAEIPVLGVCLGHQGLGLLAGAQVSRAPQPRHGFVSTISHSGEGIFAGIPQDFEVVRYHSLHIEETPGITVHARSEDGVIQALKVDGLPHWGVQFHPESVLTQHGREIMRNFLGGFHLLHREVPGAVDCPRVFAALRAEGNDAFFLDSADPRGRYSILGDTAGALSRSFRYRLGDAPDILTLLDRELATRIIDAPALPFTGGVIGYLGYECAQLTLPIELRHRSPYPDAYFVRPQSFIVYDHHTETAHLCCLAGDGAEELLNRLETALDAEEPRPTGEDGGASLSGGSWRSPGYLERIKRAQEFLHAGESYEVCLTDTYTAAAEGELYPRLRSHNPAPYAAHLVFDDVEVCSASPERFLTVRGREVEAKPIKGTISADQDPALLTTDPKTRAENLMIVDLLRNDLSRVCEPGTVRVPKLMQVESYATVHQLVSTITGQLRASATAVDALRATFPPGSMTGAPKLRTCEIIDQLETGPRGVYSGVVGYLGFDGQSDLSVVIRTAVRAVGEVTIGAGGAIVLDSDPAAELEERNLKAQSVLGAWQ
- a CDS encoding DUF5318 family protein, giving the protein MIRVNSVAYKHVLSHEWERAHHLREFRAGQLTREDVCDADFLLRAAAEHHGRTMDKECPVCGEPLRLTRWVYGENLGRRAGSARSEKEIAEFVAEGLEFTVHEVEVCRQCRWNHLLRSATAFNAC